Proteins encoded by one window of Mycolicibacterium sp. ND9-15:
- a CDS encoding IclR family transcriptional regulator, with protein sequence MPSSRARQGTEPVGAVPNGAPGSQTLARGLAALQLVASSRTGLTAQQVADDIGVHRTIAYRLLSTLSQFRLVAKGEDGRYRSAAALAVLGASFDNNVRQLSLPTLRGLADELASTVSLLVAEGDQQVAIAVIVPTNVFYQLSFHEGSRYPLDRGAAGIALLASMPPRPGERDLVPLTRERGWVMTHGEVEPHTYGLAVPVRRRPPAPPTCINLISHREDVLMDGRGAVIKAANELSEILS encoded by the coding sequence ATGCCGTCTAGTCGGGCCCGACAAGGGACGGAGCCGGTCGGCGCCGTGCCCAACGGTGCGCCCGGCTCCCAGACCTTGGCCCGGGGGCTGGCCGCGCTGCAGCTGGTCGCCAGTTCGCGCACCGGTCTCACCGCCCAGCAGGTAGCCGACGACATCGGCGTACACCGGACCATCGCCTACCGGCTGTTGTCCACGCTGTCGCAGTTCCGGTTGGTGGCCAAGGGTGAGGACGGTCGCTATCGCTCCGCGGCGGCCCTGGCGGTGCTTGGGGCGTCGTTTGACAACAACGTGCGCCAGCTCAGCCTGCCCACCCTGCGGGGCCTCGCCGACGAACTCGCAAGCACAGTTTCACTTCTCGTCGCCGAAGGCGATCAGCAGGTCGCGATCGCCGTCATCGTGCCGACGAACGTCTTCTATCAACTGTCCTTTCATGAGGGCAGCCGCTATCCGCTGGACCGCGGCGCGGCCGGGATCGCGTTGCTGGCGAGCATGCCGCCGCGTCCGGGGGAGCGTGACCTCGTGCCGCTGACCCGGGAGCGGGGCTGGGTGATGACCCACGGGGAGGTCGAACCGCACACCTACGGCCTCGCGGTGCCCGTGCGGCGGCGGCCACCGGCGCCACCGACGTGCATCAACCTGATCTCGCATCGCGAGGATGTCCTGATGGATGGCAGGGGCGCGGTCATCAAGGCGGCCAACGAGTTATCCGAGATTCTGTCCTGA
- a CDS encoding alpha/beta fold hydrolase yields MSEPRASAAADGRSAATEFESVWSDLQGVAFSQGYLDAGGVRTRYLHAGDADKPVLVFLHGSGGHAEAYVRNLEAHAEDFSVWSIDMLGHGYTDKPGHPLEVRHYVDHLMAFLDAVGADRAHISGESLGGWVAARAAVDHPGRVDRLVLNTAGGSQADPEVMKRIITLSMAAAEDPTWETVQARIKWLMADKSKDYDDIVASRQRVYRQPGFVSAMRDIMALQDPDIRARNLLGPAEYGAITAPTLVVWTSDDPTADVTEGRRIASMIPGARFEVMPRCGHWPQYEDPKTFNRLHLDFLLGR; encoded by the coding sequence GTGTCGGAGCCTCGTGCGTCGGCCGCGGCCGACGGTCGTTCCGCGGCAACGGAGTTCGAGAGCGTCTGGAGCGATCTCCAAGGCGTCGCATTCTCGCAGGGCTACCTCGACGCCGGCGGCGTTCGGACCCGGTATCTGCACGCCGGGGACGCCGACAAGCCGGTGCTCGTCTTCCTGCACGGCTCCGGCGGGCATGCGGAGGCATACGTGCGCAACCTCGAAGCGCACGCTGAGGACTTCTCGGTCTGGTCGATCGACATGCTCGGCCACGGCTACACCGACAAACCCGGCCACCCGCTGGAAGTGCGCCACTACGTCGACCACCTGATGGCGTTTCTCGACGCGGTCGGCGCAGATCGCGCGCACATCAGCGGGGAGTCGCTCGGCGGCTGGGTCGCCGCCCGAGCGGCGGTCGACCACCCCGGGCGCGTGGACCGATTGGTCCTCAACACAGCGGGCGGTTCACAGGCCGATCCCGAGGTGATGAAGCGGATCATCACCTTGTCCATGGCCGCTGCCGAAGACCCGACCTGGGAGACGGTCCAGGCCCGCATCAAGTGGTTGATGGCCGACAAGTCAAAGGATTACGACGACATCGTCGCGAGCAGGCAGCGGGTATACCGGCAACCCGGCTTCGTGTCGGCGATGCGCGACATCATGGCGCTGCAGGATCCGGACATCCGGGCACGCAATCTGCTCGGGCCGGCGGAGTACGGGGCGATCACCGCGCCGACGTTGGTGGTGTGGACCAGTGACGATCCCACGGCGGACGTCACCGAGGGGCGGCGCATCGCCTCGATGATTCCCGGTGCACGCTTCGAGGTGATGCCCCGCTGCGGTCACTGGCCGCAGTACGAGGACCCCAAGACGTTCAATCGCCTGCACCTCGATTTCCTGCTGGGGCGGTAA
- a CDS encoding bifunctional 3-(3-hydroxy-phenyl)propionate/3-hydroxycinnamic acid hydroxylase, with amino-acid sequence MTEQVDVVIVGAGPSGLTLANILGLHGVRTLVVEERDTLIDYPRGVGLDDEALRTFQSIGLIDRVLPHTVPNQILRFFDAKQRLLAEMAPPDARFGWPKRNGFVQPMVDGELFGGLDRFDHVEVRFGCRMESCAETDDAVTVQFGDGKCSVTASYVVGCDGGRSATRRLMGVSFDGTTSSTRWLVVDVANDPLGHPNSEVGADPVRPYVSISIAHGIRRFEFLIHPDETDEQADDPAFVRKMLAQRVPHPEQVDMIRHRVYTHHSRIAGSFRKGRLLLAGDAAHLMPVWQGQGYNSGIRDAANLGWKLAAVVTGQAEDALLDTYDVERRKHARAMIDLSTMVGRVISPTNRRVAALRDRVIHAASVVPSLKRYVLEMRFKPMPRYQQGAVFHSAPEAGAADSISPTGTLFIQPRVDTRVEQNVLLDEVLGPGFAVLCWSNNLRAILGDKAFSRWKALGAEFIEARPMTQLHWPGHDDADVVVVGDKTGALKSWFDTYTDSVLFLRPDRCIAGACIAQRAAELSESLFDVLCLTQGGGSGSHGHTGPVLHVAQPATEPSGTVTGTP; translated from the coding sequence ATGACCGAGCAGGTCGACGTCGTCATCGTCGGTGCGGGCCCGTCAGGCCTGACGCTGGCCAACATCCTTGGCCTGCATGGGGTTCGGACCCTTGTCGTCGAGGAGCGCGACACGCTCATCGACTATCCCCGCGGGGTCGGCCTCGACGACGAGGCGCTGCGGACATTCCAGTCCATCGGCCTAATCGACCGGGTGCTGCCGCACACCGTGCCCAACCAGATCCTTCGGTTCTTCGACGCCAAGCAACGACTGCTCGCCGAGATGGCGCCGCCGGACGCCCGATTCGGCTGGCCCAAACGCAACGGCTTCGTGCAGCCGATGGTCGACGGCGAATTGTTCGGCGGCCTGGACCGATTCGACCACGTAGAGGTGCGGTTCGGATGCCGCATGGAATCCTGTGCCGAGACCGACGACGCGGTGACGGTCCAGTTCGGCGACGGCAAATGCTCCGTCACGGCCAGCTACGTCGTTGGCTGCGACGGCGGCAGGAGCGCCACCCGGCGGCTGATGGGTGTGTCGTTCGACGGCACGACGTCCTCCACCCGCTGGCTGGTGGTCGACGTCGCCAACGACCCGCTCGGCCACCCGAACAGCGAGGTCGGCGCGGACCCGGTGCGACCCTACGTGTCGATATCGATCGCCCACGGCATCCGCCGCTTCGAGTTCCTGATCCACCCGGACGAGACCGACGAACAGGCCGACGATCCGGCGTTCGTCAGGAAGATGCTCGCGCAACGGGTTCCGCATCCCGAGCAGGTCGACATGATCCGCCACCGGGTGTACACGCATCATTCGCGCATCGCCGGCTCGTTTCGCAAGGGCCGACTGCTGTTGGCCGGCGACGCCGCCCATCTGATGCCGGTGTGGCAGGGGCAGGGATACAACAGCGGTATTCGTGACGCGGCCAACCTCGGCTGGAAACTCGCCGCCGTGGTGACCGGACAGGCCGAGGACGCGCTGCTGGACACCTACGACGTCGAGCGCCGCAAGCACGCCCGCGCGATGATCGACCTGTCCACAATGGTTGGCCGCGTGATCTCGCCGACGAACCGGCGGGTGGCCGCCTTGCGCGACCGGGTCATCCACGCCGCGTCGGTGGTGCCCTCGCTGAAGCGTTATGTGCTCGAGATGCGGTTCAAGCCCATGCCACGCTATCAGCAGGGCGCGGTGTTCCATTCCGCACCGGAAGCCGGTGCCGCAGACTCGATCTCACCCACCGGCACGCTGTTCATCCAACCCCGGGTCGACACGCGGGTCGAGCAGAACGTGTTGCTCGACGAGGTGCTGGGGCCGGGCTTCGCGGTGCTGTGCTGGAGCAACAACCTGCGGGCGATCCTCGGCGACAAGGCATTCAGCCGGTGGAAGGCGTTGGGCGCGGAGTTCATCGAGGCGCGCCCGATGACACAGTTGCACTGGCCGGGCCACGACGACGCCGATGTGGTGGTCGTCGGCGACAAGACCGGCGCTTTGAAATCCTGGTTCGACACCTACACCGACTCGGTGCTGTTCTTGCGTCCCGACCGCTGCATCGCCGGCGCCTGCATCGCCCAGCGCGCCGCCGAACTGAGCGAGTCGCTCTTCGACGTCCTTTGTCTCACGCAGGGAGGAGGCTCCGGTTCTCATGGGCACACTGGCCCTGTGCTGCACGTCGCACAGCCCGCTACTGAACCTTCCGGGACCGTCACGGGAACTCCTTGA
- a CDS encoding 3-carboxyethylcatechol 2,3-dioxygenase — protein MGTLALCCTSHSPLLNLPGPSRELLDDIEAALAEARRFVSDYDPELVVIFSPDHYNGFFYRTMPPFCIGTAAQGVGDYGSHAGPLNVPEAIATDCARAVLESGIDVAVSASMDVDHGTVQPLQSLFGDATARPVIPVFVNSVATPLGPVRRVRALGAAVGTFLATLGKRVLVVGSGGLSHDPPVPTLATAPPAALERIVHGVPMTPEQRQARQLAVMDAAQAFAHGESPLQPLNPDWDAAFLELIDGNRLAEVDGWSNEWIEREAGHSAHEVRTWIAAFGALAAHGRYRTEQRFYRAAPELIAGFAIRTAVLDV, from the coding sequence ATGGGCACACTGGCCCTGTGCTGCACGTCGCACAGCCCGCTACTGAACCTTCCGGGACCGTCACGGGAACTCCTTGACGACATCGAGGCCGCACTGGCCGAGGCACGCCGGTTCGTCTCCGACTACGACCCGGAACTCGTCGTCATCTTCTCCCCGGACCACTACAACGGGTTCTTCTACCGCACGATGCCGCCGTTCTGCATCGGTACGGCCGCTCAGGGCGTCGGGGACTACGGCAGCCACGCAGGACCGCTGAATGTGCCCGAAGCCATCGCGACCGACTGCGCCCGAGCGGTTCTCGAGTCGGGCATCGACGTCGCGGTCTCGGCGAGCATGGACGTCGACCACGGTACGGTGCAGCCGCTGCAGAGCCTGTTCGGCGATGCGACGGCGCGACCGGTGATACCCGTCTTCGTCAACTCGGTGGCCACCCCGCTCGGACCGGTACGCCGCGTGCGCGCGCTCGGCGCCGCGGTCGGCACTTTCCTTGCGACGCTCGGCAAGCGGGTGCTCGTCGTCGGATCCGGTGGTCTGTCGCATGATCCACCGGTGCCGACGCTGGCCACCGCCCCGCCCGCGGCACTCGAACGAATCGTGCACGGCGTGCCGATGACACCGGAGCAGCGGCAGGCCCGTCAGCTTGCGGTGATGGACGCTGCGCAGGCGTTCGCGCACGGCGAGAGCCCGTTGCAGCCGCTGAACCCGGATTGGGACGCGGCGTTCCTCGAGCTGATCGACGGCAACCGGCTTGCCGAGGTGGATGGCTGGTCGAACGAATGGATCGAGCGGGAGGCCGGCCACTCCGCACACGAAGTGCGCACGTGGATAGCGGCTTTCGGCGCGCTTGCGGCACACGGCCGGTATCGGACCGAGCAGCGGTTCTATCGGGCGGCGCCCGAGTTGATCGCAGGCTTCGCGATCAGGACGGCGGTACTGGATGTTTGA
- a CDS encoding FAD-binding protein, with protein sequence MFDKFDHTVDVLVVGSGGGGMTAALAADAFGFDTLIVEKSPCFGGSTALSGGGIWVPGAPAQRKAGYVPDPDGVVQYLRRITGGLVSDARLRQYVETAPQMMEFLEKLSPWFEFVWKPGYADYYPELPGGSEQGSTINVPAIDLRKLGDDEQHLLQPLALAPKGIWFAPKDLRLFYQVRQNWRGKAVLVKLIWRMFRARVFGDRMAAIGQSLAARMRLALKQQDIPLWLSSPMTELITDADGAVTGAVVERDGDQQRIGARHGVILAAGGFDHDMEWRRQHLPVLEKDWSFGNPAAMGDAIRAGQKVGGSTDLLDEAWWFPAICWPDGRLQFMLNERMMPSQFVVNGDGKRFINEAAPYMDFAHAMIDGQNAGVTHIPCWLITDIRSFHRYVVAGHLPIPKIPFAPVPTGQKVPRAWLESGVVHEGSSFEELATKIGVPPAQLRQTAERFNELARSGHDDDFNRGESAYDNYYGDPTLPNPNLHPLGNPPYYAFQIILGDLGTSGGLRTDEHARVLRAGDGVIEGLYAVGNTSAAVMGRSYAGAGATIGPAMTFGYVAAKHIAEKLSGSGVQAGANTDSTVDKHRKVTK encoded by the coding sequence ATGTTTGACAAGTTCGACCACACCGTCGACGTGCTCGTCGTCGGCTCCGGTGGCGGCGGGATGACCGCGGCGCTGGCCGCCGACGCGTTCGGTTTCGACACGCTCATCGTGGAGAAGTCGCCGTGCTTTGGCGGCTCCACGGCGTTGTCCGGTGGCGGTATCTGGGTGCCGGGCGCGCCGGCGCAGCGCAAGGCCGGTTACGTCCCAGACCCCGACGGCGTCGTGCAGTACTTGCGCCGCATCACCGGCGGCCTCGTGAGCGACGCCCGGTTGCGGCAGTACGTCGAGACCGCGCCGCAGATGATGGAGTTCCTCGAAAAGCTCAGCCCGTGGTTCGAATTCGTCTGGAAGCCCGGCTACGCCGACTACTACCCCGAGTTGCCCGGCGGATCCGAGCAGGGCTCCACGATCAACGTGCCCGCCATCGACCTGCGCAAGCTGGGCGACGATGAGCAGCACCTGCTGCAGCCGCTCGCCCTAGCGCCGAAGGGAATCTGGTTCGCGCCGAAGGATCTTCGACTGTTCTACCAAGTCCGCCAGAACTGGCGCGGTAAAGCCGTGCTGGTCAAGTTGATCTGGCGGATGTTCCGGGCGCGGGTGTTCGGCGATCGGATGGCCGCCATCGGGCAGTCGCTCGCAGCGCGGATGAGGTTGGCGCTCAAACAGCAAGACATCCCGCTGTGGCTCAGCTCGCCGATGACCGAGCTGATCACCGACGCTGACGGAGCTGTGACCGGCGCGGTGGTGGAGCGCGACGGCGACCAGCAGCGGATTGGGGCCCGGCACGGAGTGATTCTGGCCGCGGGCGGTTTCGACCATGACATGGAGTGGCGCCGACAGCATCTGCCGGTGCTCGAAAAAGATTGGAGCTTCGGCAACCCTGCAGCCATGGGCGACGCGATCCGCGCCGGGCAGAAGGTGGGCGGATCCACCGATCTGCTGGACGAGGCGTGGTGGTTCCCCGCGATCTGCTGGCCCGACGGCCGGCTGCAGTTCATGCTCAACGAACGCATGATGCCGTCGCAGTTCGTCGTCAACGGTGACGGCAAGCGGTTCATCAACGAGGCTGCTCCCTACATGGATTTCGCGCACGCGATGATCGACGGCCAGAACGCCGGCGTCACGCATATTCCATGTTGGTTGATCACCGACATCCGGTCCTTTCACCGGTATGTGGTTGCCGGGCACCTGCCAATCCCGAAGATTCCGTTCGCGCCCGTGCCGACCGGTCAGAAGGTGCCCAGAGCGTGGCTGGAATCCGGTGTCGTGCACGAAGGGAGCAGCTTCGAGGAACTCGCGACCAAGATCGGAGTCCCGCCGGCGCAACTGCGCCAGACCGCCGAGCGCTTCAACGAGCTGGCACGCAGCGGTCACGACGACGACTTCAACCGCGGTGAGTCCGCCTACGACAACTACTACGGCGACCCGACGCTGCCGAACCCGAACCTGCATCCGCTGGGCAACCCGCCGTACTACGCGTTCCAGATCATCCTCGGCGACCTCGGCACCTCCGGGGGCTTGCGCACCGACGAACACGCCCGGGTGCTGCGCGCCGGGGACGGCGTCATCGAAGGCCTGTACGCAGTGGGCAACACGTCGGCGGCGGTGATGGGCCGCAGCTACGCGGGCGCGGGTGCCACCATCGGCCCAGCAATGACTTTCGGCTATGTCGCGGCCAAGCACATCGCCGAGAAGCTGTCCGGTTCTGGTGTTCAGGCCGGCGCTAATACCGATTCGACCGTCGATAAACACCGAAAGGTAACGAAATGA
- a CDS encoding LLM class flavin-dependent oxidoreductase, with the protein MKISLFYEFPLPRPWSEDDEHKLFQDGLDEVELADKAGFSTVWLTEHHFLEEYCHSTAPEIFLSAASQRTENIRLGFGIMHLPPVVNHPARVAERVATLDLVSNGRVEFGTGESSSVGELGGFGVDPADKRAMWEEALEVSIRCMTEEPFSGFKGQHIEMPPRNVVPKPLQKPHPPVWVACTRPASVAMAAQKGLGALSFAYTGPGPLTERVNGYYKEFEENGAPVTPQMNPNILAIGGDLSMMVAPTDEQAVERLGMGGGFFAFGIMHYYMTGMHTPGRTGVWKRHLEEIEKDPSVVYGPGRGPIGSPATVREFLRGYEESGIDELILLLTPRRHEETMESIELMGKEVLPEFIERDEKARAEKAKRLEPIIEKVEARRPASQAPVFDESYAFGGLPTGRQNYTANEVSLAMDEMNAGIEAAAAKLKSGEGWTSRNPEADARSPK; encoded by the coding sequence ATGAAAATCTCGCTGTTCTACGAGTTCCCGCTGCCGAGGCCGTGGAGCGAAGACGACGAGCACAAGCTTTTCCAGGACGGCCTCGACGAGGTGGAGCTTGCCGACAAGGCCGGCTTCTCGACCGTATGGCTGACCGAACACCACTTCCTCGAGGAGTATTGTCACTCGACCGCGCCCGAGATTTTCCTGTCCGCGGCCAGCCAGCGCACCGAGAACATCCGCCTCGGCTTCGGCATCATGCATCTTCCACCGGTCGTCAACCACCCCGCCCGCGTCGCCGAGCGGGTCGCGACCCTCGACCTGGTCTCCAACGGCCGGGTGGAGTTCGGCACCGGTGAGTCGTCGTCGGTCGGCGAACTGGGCGGCTTCGGCGTCGATCCGGCCGACAAGCGGGCGATGTGGGAAGAGGCGCTGGAGGTTTCGATCCGCTGTATGACCGAGGAGCCGTTCAGCGGTTTCAAGGGCCAGCACATCGAGATGCCGCCGCGCAACGTCGTGCCCAAGCCGCTGCAGAAGCCGCACCCGCCCGTGTGGGTAGCCTGCACCCGACCCGCATCGGTCGCCATGGCGGCTCAAAAGGGTCTCGGCGCATTGAGTTTCGCCTACACCGGCCCGGGTCCTCTGACCGAGCGGGTGAACGGCTATTACAAGGAGTTCGAGGAGAACGGTGCTCCGGTGACGCCGCAGATGAACCCGAACATCCTCGCCATCGGCGGTGACCTGTCGATGATGGTGGCTCCCACCGACGAACAGGCCGTCGAACGTCTCGGCATGGGCGGCGGTTTCTTCGCGTTCGGCATCATGCACTACTACATGACCGGTATGCACACACCGGGCCGGACCGGAGTGTGGAAGCGCCACCTCGAGGAGATCGAGAAGGATCCCAGCGTCGTGTACGGACCGGGCCGCGGCCCGATTGGAAGCCCGGCCACGGTGCGCGAGTTCTTGCGCGGCTACGAGGAAAGCGGTATCGACGAACTGATCCTGCTGCTGACACCCCGTCGTCACGAAGAGACGATGGAGTCCATCGAGCTGATGGGCAAGGAGGTGCTGCCGGAGTTCATCGAGCGCGACGAGAAGGCGCGAGCGGAGAAGGCCAAGCGCCTCGAGCCGATCATCGAGAAGGTGGAAGCGCGCCGACCGGCGTCGCAGGCCCCCGTCTTCGACGAGAGCTACGCGTTCGGCGGTCTGCCGACGGGCCGCCAGAACTACACCGCCAACGAGGTGTCGCTGGCGATGGATGAGATGAACGCGGGCATCGAGGCGGCGGCGGCGAAGCTGAAGTCAGGAGAGGGGTGGACGAGCCGCAACCCGGAGGCGGACGCGAGGAGCCCCAAATGA
- a CDS encoding coniferyl-alcohol dehydrogenase, translating to MGVTDELWRYDGRRVVVTGCASGIGAHVARQVADFGAEVIGLDVKPPSAELGQFISLDLSDPESVERAADAVGDRVDALFNVAGVSSGIKDPLRVVTINFLGTRLFTEALVPRMPAGSAIANVSSLAASAYRENAPVTMGLVDTDSVAAGIDWCKRNPEALADGGGYRLSKEAVILYGMTHVAALGAKGIRINCTAPGVTDTPILDQLRSAYGQGFLDSFRTPLGRAAGPEEQASVLTFLNSRAASYLTGQVIWVDGGTMGETELSGTVQRR from the coding sequence ATGGGCGTAACTGACGAACTGTGGCGCTATGACGGGCGCCGCGTGGTCGTCACCGGATGCGCTTCGGGCATCGGTGCGCACGTCGCCCGGCAGGTCGCCGACTTCGGCGCCGAGGTGATCGGGCTCGACGTCAAGCCGCCCAGCGCTGAATTGGGGCAGTTCATCTCGCTCGATCTCTCGGATCCGGAGTCGGTCGAGCGGGCGGCCGACGCCGTCGGCGACCGGGTCGACGCGCTGTTCAACGTCGCCGGTGTGTCATCGGGGATCAAGGATCCGCTGCGCGTGGTGACGATCAACTTTCTCGGCACCCGGCTGTTCACCGAGGCACTGGTGCCCAGAATGCCGGCCGGGTCGGCGATCGCGAACGTATCATCGCTGGCGGCGTCGGCCTACCGGGAGAACGCGCCCGTGACCATGGGTCTCGTCGACACGGACTCGGTCGCCGCCGGAATCGATTGGTGCAAGCGCAATCCCGAAGCCCTCGCCGACGGCGGCGGCTACCGACTGTCCAAGGAGGCGGTCATCCTCTACGGCATGACTCATGTCGCGGCGCTGGGCGCCAAGGGGATTCGGATCAACTGCACCGCGCCCGGCGTGACCGATACGCCGATCCTCGATCAGTTGCGCAGCGCATACGGGCAGGGCTTCCTCGACTCCTTCCGCACGCCGCTGGGCCGGGCCGCCGGTCCCGAGGAGCAGGCCAGCGTGCTGACGTTCCTCAACAGCAGGGCGGCCAGTTACCTGACCGGCCAGGTGATCTGGGTCGACGGCGGCACGATGGGGGAGACGGAACTGTCGGGGACGGTGCAACGACGATGA
- a CDS encoding cyclase family protein → MATMKDFRRVADDVRNWGRWGDDDELGTLNFITPEKVAEAASLVKKGSVIPLGGDFGSNGPQGAFQFRSNPTHVMTVDGGDANTLTQYGPQWLRNSVAHQLSEFFADNPFRFNDDMIVMPLQAATQWDALSHVYYEDKLYNGFPADSVTSFGAFHCGIDKVDAKGITSRGVLLDVVRHRGADVFLEPGNPVTPAELDDIAKAQGVAITAGDIVVVHTGWWTRFLSTGDGAEPGSGLDWTCASWLHDHDVAAVAADNLMVEDPDPANGVEGTFLPMHMICLRDMGLMFGEYWDLTGLAADCAADGVYEFQLIAPPLKVVGAVGAPVSPIAIK, encoded by the coding sequence ATGGCCACTATGAAGGACTTTCGCCGTGTCGCTGACGATGTGCGCAACTGGGGCCGCTGGGGTGATGACGACGAACTCGGCACCCTGAACTTCATCACCCCCGAGAAGGTCGCCGAAGCGGCCTCACTCGTCAAGAAGGGATCGGTCATCCCGCTCGGCGGTGACTTCGGGTCGAACGGTCCACAGGGGGCGTTCCAGTTCCGGTCGAACCCCACCCACGTGATGACCGTCGACGGCGGAGACGCGAACACCCTGACGCAGTACGGTCCGCAGTGGCTGCGGAACTCGGTCGCCCACCAACTCAGTGAATTCTTCGCGGACAACCCCTTTCGCTTCAACGATGACATGATCGTGATGCCGCTGCAGGCGGCTACGCAGTGGGACGCGCTGTCGCATGTGTACTACGAGGACAAGCTCTACAACGGCTTCCCGGCGGACTCGGTGACCAGCTTCGGGGCGTTCCACTGTGGCATCGACAAGGTCGACGCCAAGGGCATCACCTCGCGCGGCGTGCTGCTCGACGTCGTACGCCACCGCGGCGCCGACGTCTTCTTAGAGCCCGGGAATCCGGTGACGCCGGCCGAACTCGACGACATCGCCAAGGCCCAGGGCGTCGCGATCACCGCCGGGGACATCGTCGTCGTGCACACCGGCTGGTGGACCAGGTTCCTGTCGACGGGCGACGGGGCCGAGCCGGGTTCCGGACTGGACTGGACCTGCGCGTCGTGGCTGCACGACCACGACGTCGCCGCCGTCGCCGCCGACAATCTCATGGTCGAGGACCCCGACCCGGCCAACGGAGTCGAGGGCACTTTCCTGCCGATGCATATGATCTGCCTGCGCGACATGGGCCTCATGTTCGGCGAGTACTGGGACCTCACCGGCCTCGCGGCCGACTGCGCCGCCGACGGCGTCTACGAGTTCCAGTTGATCGCACCGCCTTTGAAAGTCGTCGGTGCGGTGGGCGCACCGGTCAGTCCGATCGCGATCAAGTAG
- a CDS encoding NADPH-dependent FMN reductase, translated as MTASIRTGGGPFVVGLGGTLRADSSTERALRYCLGAVERQGGRTRLFAGPDLDLPMYAPHSLERTPHALELVSALRDADAVVVGSPGYHGAISGLVKNALDYIEDLREDPRVYLDNTPWGCISCAYGWQAAVGTLTQLRSIGHALRAWPTPLGVAINSADQIFDAAGELVHDATQNQLDMLATQVLFFAKTARETA; from the coding sequence ATGACCGCAAGCATCAGGACCGGCGGCGGGCCGTTCGTCGTCGGACTCGGCGGAACCCTGCGGGCCGACTCGTCGACCGAACGTGCGCTGCGCTACTGCCTGGGGGCCGTCGAGCGGCAGGGCGGACGAACCCGATTGTTCGCGGGGCCCGACCTCGACTTACCGATGTACGCTCCGCACTCACTGGAGCGCACGCCGCACGCGCTCGAACTGGTCAGCGCGTTGCGTGACGCCGACGCCGTGGTTGTGGGCTCGCCCGGGTACCACGGGGCGATCTCCGGGTTGGTCAAGAACGCGCTCGACTACATCGAGGATCTGCGTGAGGACCCCCGCGTCTACCTGGACAACACGCCGTGGGGATGCATCAGTTGCGCATACGGCTGGCAGGCCGCGGTCGGCACACTCACGCAGTTGCGGTCCATCGGGCACGCACTGCGCGCGTGGCCGACTCCGCTCGGAGTGGCGATCAACTCCGCCGACCAGATCTTCGACGCGGCAGGGGAGTTGGTGCACGACGCTACCCAGAACCAGCTGGACATGCTCGCCACCCAGGTACTTTTCTTCGCCAAGACCGCACGGGAGACCGCGTGA
- a CDS encoding alpha/beta fold hydrolase yields MTQPERKSILVDGLATGYLEAGQGDPVILLHGGEFGAGAEIGWEHNIAPLATRYRVLALDMLGFGESAKVVDFNDGRGMRIRHIARFCEAVGVKSAHFVGNSMGAVNLFVDATSESPVLPARSLVAICGGGEIQRNEHSAALYDYDATLAGMRRIVTALFYDPSYPAEEAYVQRRYEASIAPGAWEALAAARFRRPGLEAPPLPSSARAYERIGVPTLVVEGGGDKLLPAGWAAEIAAQIRGGRSAVIDAAGHCPQIEQPDAVNELLLGFLADLHEGAVR; encoded by the coding sequence GTGACGCAGCCCGAGCGCAAATCCATCCTGGTCGACGGGCTCGCCACCGGCTATCTGGAAGCGGGACAGGGTGATCCGGTCATCCTGCTGCACGGCGGGGAGTTCGGCGCCGGTGCCGAGATCGGCTGGGAACACAACATTGCCCCGCTCGCCACCCGCTACCGCGTGCTCGCGCTCGACATGCTCGGCTTCGGCGAGTCGGCCAAGGTCGTCGACTTCAACGACGGCCGGGGCATGCGGATCCGGCACATCGCGCGGTTCTGCGAGGCCGTCGGTGTGAAGTCCGCTCATTTCGTGGGTAACTCGATGGGCGCGGTGAACCTGTTCGTCGACGCGACCTCGGAGTCGCCTGTGCTGCCGGCCCGCAGCCTGGTGGCCATCTGCGGAGGCGGCGAGATCCAGCGCAACGAGCACTCTGCGGCGCTCTACGACTACGACGCGACGCTCGCCGGGATGCGCCGGATCGTCACGGCTCTCTTCTACGACCCCTCCTACCCCGCCGAGGAGGCATACGTGCAGCGTCGCTACGAGGCGAGCATCGCGCCGGGAGCGTGGGAGGCATTGGCGGCGGCGCGGTTTCGACGCCCCGGCCTCGAGGCCCCGCCGCTGCCGTCCAGTGCGCGCGCGTACGAGCGGATCGGCGTGCCGACACTGGTCGTCGAGGGCGGCGGCGACAAACTGCTGCCCGCCGGATGGGCGGCCGAGATCGCCGCTCAGATCCGCGGTGGTCGTTCGGCGGTGATCGACGCGGCTGGGCACTGCCCGCAGATCGAGCAGCCTGACGCGGTCAACGAACTACTGCTCGGCTTCCTGGCCGACTTACACGAAGGGGCGGTTAGGTGA